A section of the Pedobacter sp. HDW13 genome encodes:
- a CDS encoding glycoside hydrolase family 28 protein: MKYLIRTLTFVIAITASVSLSAQSYYNVIKYGAKNDSSKLATTAIKNAIEAASKAGGGTIYFPAGKYLTGAIHLKSNITILIDAGAELHFSDNFDDYLPMVKSRYEGVDVSSFSPLFYAYKAENISIIGRGIIDGHGKKWWDFVEGYKEGQPISKWQTTFASLNKDIILPDDPKQMKRGFLRPPFIQPMFCKNVLIDGITIRNSPFWTVNPEFCENVKVHAVTINNPHSPNTDGINPESCKNVHISDCHISVGDDCITIKSGKDAPGRKMAVPAENYVITNCTMLSGHGGVVIGSEMSGDVRKITISNCVFDGTDRGIRIKTARGRGGVVEEIRVSNIIMKNIREQAIVLDMQYAKTNPEPVSERTPIFRNIHFANITGQVNQAAYLNGLEEMPISNITFNDINLEAKSGFSISNAADIELHNVSVNTQIGAAVKALKVNNLIIDGLKSNKISANAAVVDLTNVSDLFLYNAFPSAEINNYLKLSGAETKNIFLGNNNFRRIKTPVKKEKEVTATIEIISGDKVQ; encoded by the coding sequence ATGAAATATTTAATCAGGACTTTAACTTTTGTAATTGCGATAACAGCTTCCGTAAGCCTTAGTGCACAGAGCTACTATAATGTAATCAAGTATGGCGCTAAAAACGACAGCAGCAAGCTCGCCACTACTGCCATTAAAAATGCCATCGAAGCAGCATCAAAAGCAGGTGGTGGTACCATTTATTTCCCTGCAGGTAAATATTTAACTGGCGCAATCCATTTAAAAAGCAACATCACGATTTTGATTGATGCCGGCGCTGAGCTTCATTTTAGCGATAACTTCGACGATTACCTTCCGATGGTGAAGAGCCGTTACGAAGGGGTAGATGTAAGCAGTTTCTCGCCATTGTTTTACGCCTATAAAGCCGAAAATATCTCTATAATTGGTCGCGGTATTATAGACGGGCATGGCAAAAAATGGTGGGATTTTGTAGAAGGTTATAAAGAAGGTCAGCCGATCTCGAAATGGCAAACCACCTTTGCCAGCCTCAATAAAGACATTATACTACCCGACGACCCCAAACAAATGAAACGCGGCTTTTTGCGTCCGCCGTTTATACAACCCATGTTTTGCAAAAACGTATTGATAGATGGCATAACCATTCGTAATTCGCCATTTTGGACCGTAAATCCTGAGTTTTGCGAAAACGTTAAGGTTCATGCGGTAACCATCAACAATCCCCATTCACCCAATACCGACGGTATCAACCCCGAATCGTGTAAAAATGTACACATTTCAGATTGCCACATCAGCGTAGGCGATGATTGTATCACCATCAAATCGGGCAAAGACGCTCCGGGCAGAAAGATGGCTGTTCCTGCCGAGAATTATGTGATTACCAATTGCACCATGCTATCAGGCCATGGCGGAGTTGTAATCGGCAGTGAAATGTCGGGCGATGTGCGCAAAATCACCATCTCCAATTGTGTGTTTGACGGAACCGACCGGGGCATCCGCATTAAAACTGCCCGTGGCAGAGGAGGTGTGGTTGAGGAGATCAGGGTAAGCAACATTATCATGAAAAACATCAGAGAGCAGGCCATTGTACTGGATATGCAATATGCCAAAACCAATCCCGAGCCTGTTTCAGAGCGTACACCGATATTCAGGAATATCCATTTCGCCAATATTACGGGGCAGGTAAATCAGGCTGCCTATTTAAACGGCTTGGAGGAAATGCCCATCAGCAATATCACTTTTAACGACATTAACCTCGAAGCCAAAAGCGGTTTTTCGATCAGCAACGCCGCTGATATTGAACTGCATAATGTATCCGTAAATACACAAATTGGTGCTGCTGTAAAAGCCTTAAAAGTAAATAACCTCATTATTGATGGCTTAAAAAGCAATAAAATATCTGCAAATGCCGCTGTAGTAGATCTTACCAATGTTTCGGATTTGTTTTTATACAATGCCTTTCCTTCAGCCGAAATAAATAATTACCTAAAGTTGAGTGGCGCTGAAACCAAAAACATATTTTTAGGCAACAATAATTTCAGAAGGATAAAAACGCCGGTTAAAAAGGAAAAAGAAGTAACGGCTACCATCGAAATTATATCTGGCGACAAAGTACAATAA